The Deltaproteobacteria bacterium DNA window CGCATATATTTTGGTCATCTTGATTAACAATAATTAGCTTTTCATCATGCCATGCTTGACCACAGCTAACGATCGAAGAATCTGTCTGTTTAAAATTTGTATCTGATTGATTTATTTTTGCTGTTTTTAGTTGCGTTAAAGAAACATCATTTGCTGAATTTTGTACTTCTTCGCCGCTGACAAAAAGTGTTGCCTCCGCCAAACCATAACAGGGATAAAAAGATGAATACCTAAATCCACAAGTAGAAAATTTGTCGGCAAACCGTTGCATAGTCTGTCGACGTACAATTTCAGCGCCATTAAATGCAACTTGCCAGCTACTGAGATCTAAATCGTTCAATTCATCTTTACTAATACGCGTAGTACATAAATCATAGGCAAAGTTTGGTCCACCGCTGGTCGTAGCACGATAGCGAGTTATACATTTTAGCCATAATGTTGGATTTTTTAAAAATGATTCAGGGGCTAATAAAATACACTGCGCCCCCAGATAACCTGGCTGCAACATGCAGCCAATCAACCCCATATCATGATATAAGGGTAACCAGCTTACCACTACGGTTTTTTCATTATGTCTAAATGCTTCAGCAATCATCTGCTGGTTTGCAATCAGATTTCCATGAGTAAGCATTACTCCCTTAGGCTCATTTGTCGATCCAGAAGTATATTGCAACATAGCAAGAGTATTTTCATTACCCACCAATGACTCATTTATATTTATCGTATAATCAGTAATATTTCTATCAGTGGCGATAATCAAATTATGCGATAAAAATTCTTTAGGTAATTGTGTTTTGCTAAACTCAAGCATTTCTGCTGTGGTTAAAATTATACTTGGTGCTGAATCACTTATTATTGTCTTAAGCCGAGCTAAAGTTAATTGTAATCGACGTGGTTCAGGTGGAAACGTGGGTACTGCAATAACATTGCAAGCAAGACAAGCCCAAAAAGCGACAATAAAATCAAGACCGGCGGGATAGATAAGCACCGCACGTTGATTAGGTTTTACATACTTACTTATCCATCCTGCAGTTATTAGTACTCGTTGATATAATTCTTGATAGGTAAGTTTATCAGTTTCTTCACCATTACCAGATATAAACCGGTATGAAACATGATCTGGTTTATCATTGCTATGACGTCTAAGTATCTCAGCAAGGTTCATTATAACACCTGATGGATACTTCTATTTTCTTTTTTAAATAGTAAAACCTTAAGCAAGTTTATCTACCTATTCACTCATCCCTTATAGGCAGTTAGACATTAAATTGTATCTAATCATCTTCTTCAGAGTTACCTTCACCTTCACTTACTTCTTCACCTTCACTTACTTCTTCGCCTTCACTTACTTCTTCGCTTTCACTTACTTCTTCGCTTTCACTTACTTCTTCGCCCTCACTTACTTCTTCGCCCTCACTTACTTCTTCGCCCTCACTTACTTCTTCGCCCTCACCCGCTTCTTCACTAACCACCGCTTGTTTACCTTCGAGGAGAGCAAGCATTATAATAGACATCATTACTACAAACGTGTCGGTCATTTCAGCTATGTTTTGAGCTACCGAATCTTCACCCTCTGGTTGAAGT harbors:
- a CDS encoding AMP-binding protein, coding for MNLAEILRRHSNDKPDHVSYRFISGNGEETDKLTYQELYQRVLITAGWISKYVKPNQRAVLIYPAGLDFIVAFWACLACNVIAVPTFPPEPRRLQLTLARLKTIISDSAPSIILTTAEMLEFSKTQLPKEFLSHNLIIATDRNITDYTININESLVGNENTLAMLQYTSGSTNEPKGVMLTHGNLIANQQMIAEAFRHNEKTVVVSWLPLYHDMGLIGCMLQPGYLGAQCILLAPESFLKNPTLWLKCITRYRATTSGGPNFAYDLCTTRISKDELNDLDLSSWQVAFNGAEIVRRQTMQRFADKFSTCGFRYSSFYPCYGLAEATLFVSGEEVQNSANDVSLTQLKTAKINQSDTNFKQTDSSIVSCGQAWHDEKLIIVNQDDQNICDDEEIGEIWVSGLNVAKGYFNNAIATNEVFDVSLPKESSNIVNRQNKIDGIFLRTGDLGFIKNGKLFVVGRLKDLIVVRGVNYYPQDIEYTVLSHYSNYGCAQVVVFSIDKNDHESVIVLVVPSRSQQLYIPENYSKDRGTKEIIDNVCQENNKQFNILQLCENIYQAILFEHTIAIDTIVFIAAEQIPKTSSGKVQHYLAKQKFIEDQFEKIFEWHSQSSLSMHLSEQVTVLSSVYKEKTISAQQIEKFLINWLAKYCYIEIKQIKIENKFAIYGLDSLGIHEMLNALEVWLNRSLSNRILLTHNTIAALSEHLATVFEQLPSLTSISSSKKITPKEAKKLLQLQELSDDEFARLLKTKKNNS